In Mixophyes fleayi isolate aMixFle1 chromosome 11, aMixFle1.hap1, whole genome shotgun sequence, one DNA window encodes the following:
- the LOC142107423 gene encoding olfactory receptor 5V1-like, whose protein sequence is MAVINQTCLSDFILLGFSSRQVLLSLLIVVTYAMILVGNLTIFSIINTEHHLQTPMYFFLSHLSILDVCYSTVTLPAMLVMAVTGNKRISFNRCFTQLYFFVSLGGAECLLLAAMAYDRYVAICNPLRYPLVMDKRFCSYLVGGSWLCGFLNSVLHTLMTSKLTFCGARRINHFFCDVPPLLNASCTDTRTSQLLLYVVSVYLGMTPFVFVIVSYTQIISSILKIRSTEGRQKAFSTCSSHLIVVTVFYVTANFNYIGPAPGDSFDFIRLSSMLYSVLTPLFNPVIYCLRNQEVKRALKKVFTGKKNPKNIMDVK, encoded by the coding sequence ATGGCAGTGATCAATCAGACATGTTTGAGTGATTTTATACTATTAGGATTTTCAAGCAGACAAGTTTTACTGTCACTTCTAATAGTCGTCACCTACGCAATGATTCTAGTGGGGAATCTGACTATCTTTAGCATTATAAATACCGAGCACCATCTCCAGACACCGATGTACTTTTTCCTTAGTCACTTATCCATTTTAGATGTCTGTTACTCTACAGTCACACTCCCGGCTATGCTGGTCATGGCTGTAACGGGGAACAAGAGGATATCCTTCAATAGGTGTTTTACACAGCTCTATTTCTTTGTCTCTCTCGGAGGAGCGGAATGCCTTCTTCTGGCTGCTATGGCGTATGACCGATACGTGGCCATATGTAACCCGCTCCGCTATCCCTTGGTTATGGACAAGAGGTTCTGTTCCTACCTGGTAGGAGGATCCTGGCTTTGCGGATTCTTAAACTCCGTACTCCACACCCTAATGACATCTAAACTGACTTTTTGTGGAGCCCGGCGCATCAACCATTTCTTCTGTGACGTACCGCCACTGTTAAACGCTTCCTGCACCGACACGCGCACTAGTCAGTTGTTACTGTATGTAGTCAGTGTTTACCTTGGAATGACTCCTTTTGTGTTTGTAATTGTCTCCTATACACAAATAATTTCCAGTATATTGAAAATACGTTCGACAGAGGGAAGACAAAAGGCCTTCTCcacttgctcctcccacctcaTTGTCGTTACGGTGTTCTACGTAACTGCCAACTTTAACTACATTGGGCCTGCACCCGGAGATTCTTTTGATTTTATAAGATTGTCATCTATGCTGTACAGTGTTTTAACCCCTCTCTTTAATCCTGTGATTTACTGCCTGAGGAACCAGGAGGTTAAGAGAGCCTTGAAGAAAGTTTTCACtgggaaaaaaaaccctaaaaataTAATGGACGTAAAATAA
- the LOC142107044 gene encoding uncharacterized protein LOC142107044 isoform X3: MAGHVSPTVIFRDVAVYFSEKEWNLLEGWQKDLYTGVIKEIHGILISLGFVILNPNNFLRIQPEDEPCRKSRQVVGRNENLNTVGSDCGLVNPDILLTVQLGEKQRVAESYVQDSGGNLSFPSTSYSSNNPVVRRVSFQEHPSNSNNLQLDGKHGIKFTAVQGHRASTSGINKTNMVAVPQKLIIKKPYNVCDKTVSMKAELPKIEPVILRIKSKDPPSNSENVCLDGRMNYTIEDEMIVERQRGPEKFNLRNIPAKNKMKIQYNMKTSGYCQRLVRWPVSHREELAQKRFGLGSAREPERTYNCTECGKRFLKIADLRLHQGTHKMKIKQFNGSVVQLKTQQKVEAGQKPPVDEKYHQAVSIKNVSGTKSLTCVVYGKNVNASSNLVQTPKTFVRERRFVCRFCGKRFQNNSNLIGHERIHTGEKPFECPECGKTFSQKANLTTHQRLHTGERPFVCISCGKGFAQKINLLTHEQTHAKKKKKVDGKHALMT, encoded by the exons ATGGCCGGCCATGTATCGCCTACG GTGATATTCAGAGATGTCGCCGTTTATTTTTCGGAGAAGGAGTGGAATCTCCTTGAAGGGTGGCAGAAAGACTTGTACACTGGTGTTATTAAAGAAATTCACGGGATCCTTATTTCTCTAG GCTTTGTCATTCTTAACCCCAACAACTTCCTAAGGATACAGCCAGAAGATGAGCCTTGTCGGAAAAGCCGCCAAGTGGTCGGAAGAAATGAAAACTTGAATACTGTTGGTTCTG ACTGTGGTTTGGTGAATCCTGATATTTTGCTAACTGTCCAGCTCGGTGAGAAGCAGCGTGTGGCCGAATCTTACGTGCAAGATAGCGGAGGGAATTTGTCATTTCCTAGCACAA GTTATTCTTCTAACAACCCAGTTGTGCGGAGGGTCAGTTTTCAAGAGCACCCATCTAACAGCAACAACTTGCAGTTAGACGGAAAGCACGGAATCAAGTTCACAGCTG TACAAGGACACAGAGCATCTACCTCTGGTATAAATAAAACCAATATGGTAGCAGTTCCACAGAAGCTCATCATCAAGAAACCCTACAATGTATGTGATAAAACCGTGAGCATGAAAG CAGAATTACCCAAAATTGAACCGGTTATATTGAGGATTAAATCCAAAGATCCGCCTTCTAATAGTGAGAACGTATGTTTGGATGGAAGGATGAATTACACAATTG AAGATGAAATGATTGTCGAGAGACAACGAGGTCCTGAAAAATTCAACCTAAGGAATATTCCTgcgaaaaataaaatgaagattCAATACAACATGAAAACTAGTGGCTACTGCCAAAGATTAGTTAGGTGGCCGGTTAGTCACAGGGAGGAACTTGCACAGAAACGTTTTGGATTGGGGTCAGCAAGGGAACCTGAGAGAACCTATAACTGCACTGAATGCGGGAAGagatttttaaaaattgctgaTCTTAGACTTCATCAAGGAAcccacaaaatgaaaataaaacaatttaatggATCAGTGGTCCAGCTGAAAACCCAACAGAAGGTTGAAGCTGGTCAAAAACCTCCTGTTGATGAAAAGTATCATCAAGCGGTTTCCATCAAAAATGTATCTGGGACGAAGTCTTTGACATGCGTCGTTTATGGGAAAAATGTCAACGCAAGCTCCAATCTTGTACAGACCCCAAAAACATTTGTGAGAGAGAGGCGATTTGTCTGCAGGTTTTGTGGCAAACGGTTTCAGAACAACAGTAATCTTATAGGACACGAGCGGATACACACGGGAGAAAAACCTTTCGAATGTCCGGAATGCGGGAAAACCTTCAGCCAGAAGGCCAATCTGACCACTCACCAGAGGCTTCACACCGGAGAAAGGCCCTTCGTATGTATTAGCTGCGGCAAAGGCTTCGCACAGAAGATCAACTTACTAACACACGAGCAAActcatgcaaaaaagaaaaagaaagtagaCGGCAAGCATGCTCTAATGACCTAA
- the LOC142107044 gene encoding uncharacterized protein LOC142107044 isoform X2, which translates to MAGHVSPTVIFRDVAVYFSEKEWNLLEGWQKDLYTGVIKEIHGILISLGFVILNPNNFLRIQPEDEPCRKSRQVVGRNENLNTVGSDCGLVNPDILLTVQLGEKQRVAESYVQDSGGNLSFPSTSKFIDRFGEYTAIKRETPLQDYSVRSDIESLDNTSKCYSSNNPVVRRVSFQEHPSNSNNLQLDGKHGIKFTAVQGHRASTSGINKTNMVAVPQKLIIKKPYNVCDKTVSMKELPKIEPVILRIKSKDPPSNSENVCLDGRMNYTIEDEMIVERQRGPEKFNLRNIPAKNKMKIQYNMKTSGYCQRLVRWPVSHREELAQKRFGLGSAREPERTYNCTECGKRFLKIADLRLHQGTHKMKIKQFNGSVVQLKTQQKVEAGQKPPVDEKYHQAVSIKNVSGTKSLTCVVYGKNVNASSNLVQTPKTFVRERRFVCRFCGKRFQNNSNLIGHERIHTGEKPFECPECGKTFSQKANLTTHQRLHTGERPFVCISCGKGFAQKINLLTHEQTHAKKKKKVDGKHALMT; encoded by the exons ATGGCCGGCCATGTATCGCCTACG GTGATATTCAGAGATGTCGCCGTTTATTTTTCGGAGAAGGAGTGGAATCTCCTTGAAGGGTGGCAGAAAGACTTGTACACTGGTGTTATTAAAGAAATTCACGGGATCCTTATTTCTCTAG GCTTTGTCATTCTTAACCCCAACAACTTCCTAAGGATACAGCCAGAAGATGAGCCTTGTCGGAAAAGCCGCCAAGTGGTCGGAAGAAATGAAAACTTGAATACTGTTGGTTCTG ACTGTGGTTTGGTGAATCCTGATATTTTGCTAACTGTCCAGCTCGGTGAGAAGCAGCGTGTGGCCGAATCTTACGTGCAAGATAGCGGAGGGAATTTGTCATTTCCTAGCACAA GCAAGTTTATAGACAGGTTTGGGGAATACACAGCTATTAAGCGGGAGACACCTCTTCAAGATTATTCTGTTAGATCTGATATTGAAAGCTTGGATAATACATCAAAAT GTTATTCTTCTAACAACCCAGTTGTGCGGAGGGTCAGTTTTCAAGAGCACCCATCTAACAGCAACAACTTGCAGTTAGACGGAAAGCACGGAATCAAGTTCACAGCTG TACAAGGACACAGAGCATCTACCTCTGGTATAAATAAAACCAATATGGTAGCAGTTCCACAGAAGCTCATCATCAAGAAACCCTACAATGTATGTGATAAAACCGTGAGCATGAAAG AATTACCCAAAATTGAACCGGTTATATTGAGGATTAAATCCAAAGATCCGCCTTCTAATAGTGAGAACGTATGTTTGGATGGAAGGATGAATTACACAATTG AAGATGAAATGATTGTCGAGAGACAACGAGGTCCTGAAAAATTCAACCTAAGGAATATTCCTgcgaaaaataaaatgaagattCAATACAACATGAAAACTAGTGGCTACTGCCAAAGATTAGTTAGGTGGCCGGTTAGTCACAGGGAGGAACTTGCACAGAAACGTTTTGGATTGGGGTCAGCAAGGGAACCTGAGAGAACCTATAACTGCACTGAATGCGGGAAGagatttttaaaaattgctgaTCTTAGACTTCATCAAGGAAcccacaaaatgaaaataaaacaatttaatggATCAGTGGTCCAGCTGAAAACCCAACAGAAGGTTGAAGCTGGTCAAAAACCTCCTGTTGATGAAAAGTATCATCAAGCGGTTTCCATCAAAAATGTATCTGGGACGAAGTCTTTGACATGCGTCGTTTATGGGAAAAATGTCAACGCAAGCTCCAATCTTGTACAGACCCCAAAAACATTTGTGAGAGAGAGGCGATTTGTCTGCAGGTTTTGTGGCAAACGGTTTCAGAACAACAGTAATCTTATAGGACACGAGCGGATACACACGGGAGAAAAACCTTTCGAATGTCCGGAATGCGGGAAAACCTTCAGCCAGAAGGCCAATCTGACCACTCACCAGAGGCTTCACACCGGAGAAAGGCCCTTCGTATGTATTAGCTGCGGCAAAGGCTTCGCACAGAAGATCAACTTACTAACACACGAGCAAActcatgcaaaaaagaaaaagaaagtagaCGGCAAGCATGCTCTAATGACCTAA
- the LOC142107044 gene encoding uncharacterized protein LOC142107044 isoform X1, with protein MAGHVSPTVIFRDVAVYFSEKEWNLLEGWQKDLYTGVIKEIHGILISLGFVILNPNNFLRIQPEDEPCRKSRQVVGRNENLNTVGSDCGLVNPDILLTVQLGEKQRVAESYVQDSGGNLSFPSTSKFIDRFGEYTAIKRETPLQDYSVRSDIESLDNTSKCYSSNNPVVRRVSFQEHPSNSNNLQLDGKHGIKFTAVQGHRASTSGINKTNMVAVPQKLIIKKPYNVCDKTVSMKAELPKIEPVILRIKSKDPPSNSENVCLDGRMNYTIEDEMIVERQRGPEKFNLRNIPAKNKMKIQYNMKTSGYCQRLVRWPVSHREELAQKRFGLGSAREPERTYNCTECGKRFLKIADLRLHQGTHKMKIKQFNGSVVQLKTQQKVEAGQKPPVDEKYHQAVSIKNVSGTKSLTCVVYGKNVNASSNLVQTPKTFVRERRFVCRFCGKRFQNNSNLIGHERIHTGEKPFECPECGKTFSQKANLTTHQRLHTGERPFVCISCGKGFAQKINLLTHEQTHAKKKKKVDGKHALMT; from the exons ATGGCCGGCCATGTATCGCCTACG GTGATATTCAGAGATGTCGCCGTTTATTTTTCGGAGAAGGAGTGGAATCTCCTTGAAGGGTGGCAGAAAGACTTGTACACTGGTGTTATTAAAGAAATTCACGGGATCCTTATTTCTCTAG GCTTTGTCATTCTTAACCCCAACAACTTCCTAAGGATACAGCCAGAAGATGAGCCTTGTCGGAAAAGCCGCCAAGTGGTCGGAAGAAATGAAAACTTGAATACTGTTGGTTCTG ACTGTGGTTTGGTGAATCCTGATATTTTGCTAACTGTCCAGCTCGGTGAGAAGCAGCGTGTGGCCGAATCTTACGTGCAAGATAGCGGAGGGAATTTGTCATTTCCTAGCACAA GCAAGTTTATAGACAGGTTTGGGGAATACACAGCTATTAAGCGGGAGACACCTCTTCAAGATTATTCTGTTAGATCTGATATTGAAAGCTTGGATAATACATCAAAAT GTTATTCTTCTAACAACCCAGTTGTGCGGAGGGTCAGTTTTCAAGAGCACCCATCTAACAGCAACAACTTGCAGTTAGACGGAAAGCACGGAATCAAGTTCACAGCTG TACAAGGACACAGAGCATCTACCTCTGGTATAAATAAAACCAATATGGTAGCAGTTCCACAGAAGCTCATCATCAAGAAACCCTACAATGTATGTGATAAAACCGTGAGCATGAAAG CAGAATTACCCAAAATTGAACCGGTTATATTGAGGATTAAATCCAAAGATCCGCCTTCTAATAGTGAGAACGTATGTTTGGATGGAAGGATGAATTACACAATTG AAGATGAAATGATTGTCGAGAGACAACGAGGTCCTGAAAAATTCAACCTAAGGAATATTCCTgcgaaaaataaaatgaagattCAATACAACATGAAAACTAGTGGCTACTGCCAAAGATTAGTTAGGTGGCCGGTTAGTCACAGGGAGGAACTTGCACAGAAACGTTTTGGATTGGGGTCAGCAAGGGAACCTGAGAGAACCTATAACTGCACTGAATGCGGGAAGagatttttaaaaattgctgaTCTTAGACTTCATCAAGGAAcccacaaaatgaaaataaaacaatttaatggATCAGTGGTCCAGCTGAAAACCCAACAGAAGGTTGAAGCTGGTCAAAAACCTCCTGTTGATGAAAAGTATCATCAAGCGGTTTCCATCAAAAATGTATCTGGGACGAAGTCTTTGACATGCGTCGTTTATGGGAAAAATGTCAACGCAAGCTCCAATCTTGTACAGACCCCAAAAACATTTGTGAGAGAGAGGCGATTTGTCTGCAGGTTTTGTGGCAAACGGTTTCAGAACAACAGTAATCTTATAGGACACGAGCGGATACACACGGGAGAAAAACCTTTCGAATGTCCGGAATGCGGGAAAACCTTCAGCCAGAAGGCCAATCTGACCACTCACCAGAGGCTTCACACCGGAGAAAGGCCCTTCGTATGTATTAGCTGCGGCAAAGGCTTCGCACAGAAGATCAACTTACTAACACACGAGCAAActcatgcaaaaaagaaaaagaaagtagaCGGCAAGCATGCTCTAATGACCTAA